Part of the Aneurinibacillus sp. REN35 genome, AGATATATTTACTCGCACACATCGAGTGTCACTGTTCAGTTTTCAAGGAACTTATCTTGCGCGCTTTCGCGCTGTGCCGTTTCTCAGCGGCGACTTTATTATCTTATTACACATTCAGATTAATTGCAAGCACTTTTTCAAAAAACTTTTTCGTGCAACGTATAAGATATATTTTTTACAGCGATAATTAACAATTTATCATGTCTAGAAGCAAAATACAACTGTTATTTTACGCCAGTATAATAAAAAGCGGCACAGTATTTACTGACCGCTTTTTCACTCACAATCACATGATTGATCAACTATTTTACGTGCCGCTTTTCAAGCTCCTGAAGCACTGCATCCAGCGAAAGCTTTTGTTCACGCAGCAGGACGAGCAGATGAAACAGCAAGTCAGCCGCTTCATACCTTAATTCATCATGGCTGCGGTTTTTTGCCGCAATAATAACCTCGCTCGCCTCTTCGCCTACCTTCTTCAGAATCTTATCCACGCCTTCTGTAAACAAGTAGGTCGTATATGATCCTTCCGGCATCTCGGCTTCACGCTTGGCAATCAGTGCCTCGAGCTGGTTGAAAATAGCGAAGCGGTCTTCTTCCACTGCCTGACGATCCTCGTTACCGGACAGCAGCGAATCCGTAAAGCAGGAGTATACATTTTTATGACAGGCCGGTCCGTTTGGAATGACCTTTACAACAAGCGCATCACGATCACAGTCATACAAAACATCGATCACCTGCTGGGTATTACCTGATGTTGCTCCTTTATGCCACAGTTCTTGGCGCGATCGGCTCCAAAACCATGTCTCACGCGTTTCCAGTGTTTTCGCTAGCGACTCCTTATTCATATAGGCAAGCGTCAGTACCTCTTTGCTCTGTGCGTCCTGAACAACTGCCGGTAACAGGCCGTTCTCATCGAATGTAATACTCTCCAAATCCATTTATATCGTCTCCTCTACCATACGCATCTCGATGTTTTTATCATGCAGATATTGTTTGACTTCTTTAATGGATGTTTCTTTATAATGAAAGATCGATGCAGCCAGGGCTGCATCTGCTTTGCCCTCCACAAACGCAT contains:
- the hisIE gene encoding bifunctional phosphoribosyl-AMP cyclohydrolase/phosphoribosyl-ATP diphosphatase HisIE yields the protein MDLESITFDENGLLPAVVQDAQSKEVLTLAYMNKESLAKTLETRETWFWSRSRQELWHKGATSGNTQQVIDVLYDCDRDALVVKVIPNGPACHKNVYSCFTDSLLSGNEDRQAVEEDRFAIFNQLEALIAKREAEMPEGSYTTYLFTEGVDKILKKVGEEASEVIIAAKNRSHDELRYEAADLLFHLLVLLREQKLSLDAVLQELEKRHVK